The following proteins come from a genomic window of Paramicrobacterium humi:
- a CDS encoding DUF3151 domain-containing protein, protein MTENNLLGVPETHLPAEPEVDAALENAASVDDIAKVVRAHPASPLAWAVYAERILHPAHPLEGYAAARVAYHRGLDALRKAGWRGQGPIPWSHEPNRGVLRALYALRKAADLIGETDEVARLDQFLRDADDTAAARIELLGTEREPAPSTEAFVIRGED, encoded by the coding sequence GTGACCGAAAACAATCTGCTTGGAGTTCCAGAGACGCATCTCCCCGCAGAGCCTGAGGTTGACGCGGCTCTCGAGAATGCGGCATCCGTCGACGACATCGCGAAGGTCGTGAGGGCTCATCCAGCGTCGCCGCTTGCCTGGGCGGTGTACGCTGAGCGGATTCTGCACCCTGCGCACCCGCTTGAGGGCTACGCCGCCGCACGCGTCGCCTACCACCGCGGCCTCGACGCGCTGCGCAAGGCCGGCTGGCGCGGCCAGGGCCCCATCCCGTGGTCGCACGAGCCCAACCGGGGCGTGCTTCGCGCCCTCTACGCGCTGCGCAAGGCGGCCGACCTGATCGGCGAGACGGACGAAGTCGCCCGCCTCGACCAGTTTCTTCGCGACGCCGACGACACGGCGGCCGCGCGCATCGAACTCCTCGGCACCGAGCGGGAGCCCGCCCCGTCGACCGAGGCATTCGTGATTCGCGGCGAAGACTGA
- a CDS encoding adenylosuccinate synthase yields the protein MPGIVIVGAQWGDEGKGKATDLLGSRIDYVVKFNGGNNAGHTVVVGNEKYALHLLPSGILTEGVTPVIGNGVVIDLEVLFHELEALSARGVDVSKLRISANAHIITQYHRTLDKVTERFLGKRQIGTTGRGIGPAYADKINRVGIRVQDLFDENILRQKIEGALETKNHMLVKIYNRRAIAAEEILEELLSYVDRLRPMVTDTALELHEALEDGKIVLFEGGQATMLDVDHGTYPFVTSSNATSGGAATGSGVAPNRIDRVIAIVKAYTTRVGAGPFPTELFDESGDYLRKKGFEFGTTTGRPRRVGWYDAPIARYAARINGVTDFVLTKLDILDDLETIPVCVAYEVDGKRYDEIPVNQTDFHHAKPIYEEFPGWQQDISGCRSFEELPKNAQDYVLALEKMSGSRISAIGVGPGRDAIVVRHDLID from the coding sequence ATGCCAGGAATCGTGATCGTCGGCGCCCAGTGGGGCGATGAGGGCAAGGGCAAGGCCACAGACCTGCTCGGCTCCCGCATCGACTACGTCGTCAAGTTCAACGGCGGAAACAACGCCGGACACACGGTCGTCGTCGGAAACGAGAAGTACGCGCTGCACCTCCTCCCCTCCGGCATCCTCACCGAAGGCGTCACGCCGGTCATCGGCAACGGAGTCGTCATCGACCTCGAGGTGCTCTTCCACGAGCTCGAGGCGCTCTCGGCGCGCGGCGTGGACGTGTCGAAGCTGCGCATCAGCGCGAACGCGCACATCATCACGCAGTACCACCGCACGCTCGACAAGGTCACGGAGCGGTTCCTGGGCAAGCGACAGATCGGCACGACGGGACGCGGCATCGGCCCGGCCTACGCCGACAAGATCAACCGTGTCGGCATCCGCGTGCAGGACCTGTTCGACGAGAACATCCTCCGGCAGAAGATCGAGGGCGCGCTCGAGACCAAGAACCACATGCTGGTGAAGATCTACAACCGGCGGGCGATCGCCGCCGAGGAGATTCTCGAAGAGCTCCTGTCGTACGTCGACCGGCTGCGTCCCATGGTCACCGACACGGCGCTTGAACTGCACGAGGCCCTCGAGGACGGCAAGATCGTGCTGTTCGAGGGCGGGCAGGCGACGATGCTCGACGTCGACCACGGCACCTACCCGTTCGTGACGTCCTCGAACGCGACGTCCGGAGGAGCGGCGACGGGAAGCGGTGTGGCGCCCAACCGGATCGACCGCGTCATCGCCATCGTCAAGGCATACACCACCCGCGTCGGAGCCGGACCGTTCCCGACCGAGCTGTTCGACGAGAGCGGCGACTACTTGCGCAAGAAGGGCTTCGAGTTCGGAACCACGACCGGCCGGCCCCGCCGTGTCGGCTGGTACGACGCCCCCATCGCGCGCTATGCGGCACGCATCAACGGCGTCACGGACTTCGTGCTCACGAAGCTCGACATTCTCGACGACCTCGAGACGATACCCGTGTGCGTCGCGTACGAGGTCGACGGGAAGCGCTATGACGAGATCCCCGTGAACCAGACCGACTTCCACCACGCGAAGCCGATCTACGAGGAGTTCCCGGGCTGGCAGCAGGACATCAGCGGATGCCGCAGCTTCGAGGAGCTGCCGAAGAACGCGCAGGACTACGTGCTCGCGCTCGAGAAGATGTCGGGCTCGCGCATCTCCGCGATCGGCGTCGGCCCCGGCCGGGACGCGATCGTCGTGCGCCACGACCTGATCGACTGA